One stretch of Armigeres subalbatus isolate Guangzhou_Male chromosome 2, GZ_Asu_2, whole genome shotgun sequence DNA includes these proteins:
- the LOC134211264 gene encoding cuticle protein 19-like, with translation MHKIIAIAACFVAVAVALPYKHAPAAHYQEPKEDYHHQPAQYKFEYGVKDAHSGDHKAQWEQRDGKHVKGQYTLEEADGGHRVVEYESDAHGGINFHVSKLGGHGFKSYEPAPVVPSFKKSRY, from the exons ATGCACAAG ATCATCGCAATTGCTGCCTGCTTCGTTGCTGTTGCTGTTGCCCTTCCGTACAAACACGCTCCCGCGGCACATTACCAGGAACCCAAGGAAGACTACCACCACCAACCCGCGCAGTACAAGTTCGAGTACGGCGTGAAGGATGCCCACTCCGGTGATCACAAGGCCCAGTGGGAACAGCGGGATGGAAAGCACGTGAAGGGTCAATACACCCTGGAGGAAGCCGACGGTGGTCATCGCGTGGTGGAGTACGAATCCGATGCCCATGGCGGAATCAATTTCCACGTTTCGAAGCTTGGCGGACACGGGTTTAAGTCGTATGAACCAGCACCAGTTGTTCCTAGTTTTAAGAAATCTCGGTATTGA